In Lentibacillus amyloliquefaciens, one DNA window encodes the following:
- the lysS gene encoding lysine--tRNA ligase — protein sequence MTEELNDHMRARREKLESLEEKNVNPFGGKFERSHFASELVSAYDQFSKEELEEKDDEVTIAGRVMTKRGKGKAGFAHIQDLSGQIQIYVRKDMIGEESYEIFKSADMGDIVGVTGVMFKTKVGELSVKAVTFTLLTKSLRPLPEKYHGLKDIEQRYRQRYLDLITNPDSKETFILRSKIIQSMRRNLDKQGFLEVETPMMHGIPGGASARPFETYHNALDIPLYMRIAIELHLKRLIVGGMEKVYEVGRVFRNEGVSTRHNPEFTMMELYEAYADFHDVMNLTENLISHIASDVLGTMKIQYDEQEINLEPGWKRVHIVDVVKEYTGVDFWPNVSDEEARALAKDHGVGIQNNMTYGHVLNEFFEQKVEESLVQPTFVYGHPVEISPLAKRNEDDERFTDRFELFVVGREHANAFSELNDPIDQRERFEAQVKERDEGNDEAHLMDEDFLEALEYGMPPTGGLGIGVDRLVMLLTNSPSIRDVLLFPQMRNK from the coding sequence GTGACAGAAGAATTAAATGATCATATGCGGGCACGGCGGGAAAAGCTTGAGTCCTTAGAAGAAAAGAATGTGAACCCGTTCGGCGGTAAATTTGAAAGGAGTCATTTTGCATCTGAGCTGGTCAGCGCGTATGATCAGTTTTCCAAAGAAGAACTGGAAGAAAAAGACGATGAAGTGACAATTGCAGGCCGTGTCATGACAAAACGTGGTAAAGGAAAAGCAGGGTTTGCCCACATTCAGGACTTGAGTGGACAAATCCAAATATATGTACGGAAAGATATGATTGGTGAAGAATCCTACGAAATTTTTAAGTCAGCTGACATGGGAGATATTGTCGGTGTGACGGGTGTCATGTTCAAGACAAAAGTTGGTGAGCTGTCAGTGAAGGCTGTGACGTTTACCTTGCTGACCAAATCACTGCGTCCATTGCCGGAAAAATATCACGGCTTAAAGGATATCGAACAGCGTTATCGTCAGCGTTATTTAGATTTGATCACAAATCCTGACAGTAAAGAAACATTTATTCTGAGGAGCAAGATTATCCAATCGATGCGCCGTAACTTGGACAAACAGGGCTTTCTTGAAGTGGAAACCCCGATGATGCATGGGATTCCCGGGGGTGCTTCAGCCCGTCCATTTGAAACGTATCATAACGCGCTGGATATTCCATTATATATGCGAATTGCAATTGAACTGCACTTGAAGCGGCTGATTGTTGGCGGCATGGAAAAAGTGTATGAAGTCGGGCGTGTTTTCCGCAACGAAGGCGTATCCACCCGCCATAATCCGGAATTTACCATGATGGAACTGTATGAGGCATATGCGGATTTTCATGATGTTATGAATCTGACCGAAAACCTGATTTCTCATATTGCGAGCGATGTGCTCGGCACAATGAAAATCCAATACGATGAACAGGAAATTAATTTGGAGCCTGGATGGAAAAGGGTTCATATCGTTGATGTTGTTAAAGAGTATACCGGTGTTGATTTCTGGCCTAATGTGTCAGATGAAGAAGCGCGGGCACTGGCTAAAGATCATGGTGTTGGAATCCAGAATAATATGACATATGGTCATGTTCTCAATGAATTCTTTGAGCAGAAAGTGGAAGAATCCCTGGTGCAGCCGACATTTGTTTATGGCCACCCAGTTGAAATTTCACCGCTTGCTAAACGGAATGAGGACGATGAACGGTTCACGGACCGGTTTGAATTGTTTGTTGTTGGCCGCGAACATGCGAATGCCTTCAGTGAATTAAATGATCCAATAGACCAGCGTGAGCGCTTTGAAGCACAGGTGAAAGAACGTGATGAAGGAAATGATGAAGCACATTTAATGGATGAAGACTTTCTGGAAGCATTGGAATACGGGATGCCTCCAACAGGCGGACTGGGAATAGGAGTCGACCGGCTTGTTATGCTTCTCACAAATTCCCCGTCGATTCGTGATGTACTACTGTTCCCTCAAATGCGAAACAAATAA
- a CDS encoding tRNA-dihydrouridine synthase, with protein sequence MQYMERLIKLKGEKIAIMKMRKHAAWYLKGLKGNSKMRRKINETETRESLLNILYSFAEEPEAKSHAS encoded by the coding sequence ATGCAGTATATGGAGCGTCTGATTAAACTAAAAGGTGAAAAGATCGCTATCATGAAAATGCGCAAACATGCAGCATGGTATTTAAAAGGACTAAAGGGCAATTCCAAAATGCGGCGCAAAATCAATGAAACAGAAACCCGGGAAAGCCTTTTGAACATTCTCTATTCATTTGCAGAAGAACCGGAAGCCAAAAGCCATGCTTCCTGA
- a CDS encoding helix-turn-helix domain-containing protein has product MDRQRIGRRIKAFRKLKGYTQVSLAKKLNIPVMSLGSVERGQKQATNDLLDQVADQLDIRKQELINSGSGKMKGD; this is encoded by the coding sequence ATGGATAGACAAAGGATCGGCAGAAGAATAAAAGCATTCCGCAAATTAAAAGGGTATACACAGGTCAGCCTGGCAAAAAAACTGAACATCCCGGTTATGAGTCTCGGCAGTGTGGAACGGGGACAAAAACAGGCAACCAATGATCTGCTGGACCAAGTAGCGGATCAGCTCGATATACGAAAGCAGGAACTGATCAATTCCGGATCGGGGAAAATGAAGGGAGATTGA
- the folK gene encoding 2-amino-4-hydroxy-6-hydroxymethyldihydropteridine diphosphokinase, whose translation MNGIYLALGSNIQPRKDYLSKALTALDDHQRITVIRKSSIYQTAPVGYTDQADFLNMVIELDTSLLPLELLDVCQTIEKQLGRERDIRFGPRTVDLDILIYNQENRETELLTIPHPRMHERAFVLIPLSEIANELAFPAAYKTVSDYIDELPESDIKDVTLWIDKGSAEE comes from the coding sequence ATGAATGGTATATATCTGGCTCTTGGGTCAAATATACAGCCGCGGAAGGACTACCTTTCAAAAGCTTTAACGGCACTTGATGACCATCAGCGAATAACCGTCATCAGAAAGTCATCCATTTATCAAACCGCGCCAGTCGGGTATACAGACCAGGCAGATTTTTTGAACATGGTCATTGAATTAGATACATCCCTTTTACCGCTGGAACTGCTTGATGTCTGCCAGACCATTGAAAAACAATTGGGAAGAGAACGGGATATCCGCTTTGGCCCGCGAACGGTCGACCTTGACATTTTAATTTATAATCAGGAAAATAGAGAAACAGAACTATTAACGATTCCGCATCCGCGCATGCATGAACGGGCATTTGTGCTCATTCCATTGAGCGAAATAGCAAATGAATTAGCCTTTCCTGCTGCATATAAGACGGTGTCGGATTATATAGATGAACTTCCGGAGAGTGACATAAAGGATGTAACGTTATGGATAGACAAAGGATCGGCAGAAGAATAA
- the folB gene encoding dihydroneopterin aldolase: MDKILLNQMAFYGYHGLFPEETKLGQRFVVDAELMLDLQKSSRSDDMNDSIDYGEIYNVVKEIVEGKPKNLVETIAEQIADELFRSFDLLEACQLKVTKPDPPIPGHYQSVAVEIYRERKV, translated from the coding sequence TTGGATAAAATTTTGTTGAATCAGATGGCATTTTACGGGTATCACGGTCTGTTTCCTGAAGAAACCAAACTTGGTCAACGATTTGTGGTGGATGCAGAGCTGATGCTCGATTTGCAAAAGTCCAGCCGTTCGGATGATATGAACGATTCGATTGATTATGGCGAAATTTACAATGTCGTTAAAGAAATCGTGGAGGGCAAGCCAAAAAATCTTGTCGAAACAATCGCCGAGCAAATTGCCGATGAGTTGTTCCGTTCGTTTGATTTATTGGAAGCGTGTCAATTGAAAGTCACCAAGCCTGACCCACCGATACCGGGTCACTATCAATCCGTTGCAGTCGAAATTTATAGGGAGCGAAAAGTATGA